From a region of the Stenotrophomonas sp. BIO128-Bstrain genome:
- a CDS encoding abortive infection family protein, with protein MLKEFPKPLAATIGDVVGSYYYSHRRLETMLYEAGASGDVPEGNCVDKVQNWLVREGKEDVSKAFTILGKLIETLMDGEVSTWDPDKELTARKRINEILARYQLSYGLGGRILGAHSVTAPSKAFGEALKDFSVAEVEEEFERAVRFIDSDPAAAVTAACAIVEALCKHYIATERLDLPTTQTVKPLWVVVAKHLKLSPEQLEDDDLKRVLSGLSSIIDGLGAYRTHAGSAHGQHKRTYKVAPRHARLVVHSAHSLCLFVVETWKERKKGGK; from the coding sequence ATGCTGAAAGAGTTCCCCAAGCCGTTGGCTGCCACCATTGGTGATGTCGTTGGCTCCTACTACTACAGCCACCGACGCTTGGAGACGATGCTCTACGAAGCAGGCGCTTCTGGCGATGTTCCTGAGGGAAATTGCGTTGACAAGGTTCAAAATTGGCTTGTGAGAGAAGGGAAGGAGGATGTCTCTAAGGCCTTCACGATCCTTGGCAAGCTCATTGAAACGCTGATGGATGGTGAGGTCTCGACCTGGGACCCCGACAAAGAGCTCACAGCTCGCAAGCGAATCAACGAAATTCTTGCTCGCTATCAACTGTCCTATGGACTTGGTGGCCGCATCCTGGGCGCTCACTCTGTCACAGCTCCAAGTAAGGCGTTCGGCGAGGCTTTGAAGGACTTCTCAGTTGCAGAAGTGGAAGAGGAATTTGAGCGAGCGGTTAGGTTCATCGATAGTGATCCGGCTGCTGCTGTGACGGCAGCATGCGCTATCGTTGAAGCTCTTTGTAAACACTACATCGCCACTGAGCGCCTGGACCTACCCACGACTCAGACGGTTAAGCCGCTTTGGGTTGTCGTTGCGAAGCACTTGAAGTTGTCCCCGGAACAGCTGGAAGACGATGATTTGAAGCGTGTGCTGTCTGGACTCAGCTCGATCATCGATGGTCTGGGAGCCTACCGAACACACGCGGGCAGTGCTCACGGTCAGCACAAACGCACTTACAAAGTTGCTCCCAGGCACGCGCGCCTTGTCGTCCATTCCGCCCATTCCCTTTGCCTTTTTGTGGTAGAGACGTGGAAAGAGCGCAAAAAGGGCGGAAAGTAG
- a CDS encoding IS3-like element ISStma9 family transposase (programmed frameshift): protein MSTKRYTDEFKIEAVRQIVEYGRPVAEVAERLGVSIHSLYGWKRQQGKGDVGRRVEQDQNAEVRRLKAELRRVTEERDIPKKSRRVLCKGVRAKYAFMKQHADEFGLAAMCRMLGVHRSGYYAWLKEPASARDKDDQRLLGLIKHSWLESGSVYGHRKVTTDLRELGETCSRHRVARLMKSEGLRAMVGYGRRPRPLSGPVGSVAKNVLARGFKVSEPNRAWVTDITYIRTYDGFLYLAVVLDLFSRQVVGWATRPTQHTDLVLQALLAAVWRRKPSPGLLLHSDQGTQFTSEDWQSFLREHDIVCSMSRRGNCHDNAAMESFFQLLKRERIKRRIYSNHDEARADVFQYIEMFYNPKRRHSSNDGLSPVEFEKQYALNG from the exons ATGAGCACGAAGCGGTACACCGATGAGTTCAAGATCGAGGCGGTCCGACAGATCGTTGAGTACGGCCGTCCGGTAGCGGAGGTTGCCGAGCGACTGGGCGTGTCGATCCATAGTCTTTACGGCTGGAAGCGGCAACAAGGCAAAGGCGATGTTGGCCGGCGTGTCGAGCAGGACCAGAACGCGGAAGTGCGCCGCCTCAAGGCTGAGCTACGCAGGGTCACTGAAGAGCGAGACATCC CTAAAAAAAGCCGCCGCGTACTTTGCAAAGGGGTAAGAGCAAAGTACGCCTTCATGAAGCAACACGCAGATGAGTTCGGCCTCGCGGCGATGTGTCGGATGCTTGGCGTCCATCGCAGTGGCTACTACGCCTGGCTAAAAGAGCCGGCAAGCGCTCGCGACAAGGACGATCAGCGGTTGCTCGGCCTAATCAAGCACAGCTGGCTGGAAAGCGGCTCTGTGTATGGCCACCGCAAAGTGACCACAGATCTGCGCGAGCTTGGCGAGACGTGTAGTCGTCATCGCGTGGCACGCTTGATGAAGAGCGAGGGGCTGCGGGCAATGGTCGGCTACGGTCGGCGACCACGCCCATTGAGCGGCCCTGTTGGATCAGTCGCCAAGAACGTTCTGGCTCGCGGCTTCAAAGTCAGTGAGCCAAATCGCGCGTGGGTCACGGACATCACCTACATCCGCACGTACGACGGCTTCCTGTACTTGGCGGTAGTGCTTGATCTGTTTTCGCGTCAGGTCGTTGGATGGGCAACCCGACCAACTCAACATACGGACCTGGTTTTGCAGGCGCTATTGGCTGCAGTGTGGCGGCGCAAGCCAAGCCCCGGGCTTCTGCTTCACTCCGACCAGGGAACCCAGTTCACCAGCGAAGACTGGCAGAGCTTCCTGCGCGAGCACGACATCGTGTGCAGCATGAGTCGACGAGGAAACTGCCATGACAACGCAGCGATGGAGAGCTTCTTCCAGCTACTGAAGCGGGAGCGTATTAAGCGGAGGATCTACAGCAATCACGACGAGGCACGGGCCGACGTCTTCCAGTACATCGAGATGTTCTACAACCCAAAACGGCGGCACAGTTCCAACGACGGGCTGTCCCCGGTAGAGTTCGAGAAGCAGTACGCACTAAACGGCTGA
- a CDS encoding ankyrin repeat domain-containing protein gives MTNEEKLIQAAMYGQLEIVKGLIPVSNAKANDSEALRRAAEKGNREIVKMLIAVSQPTDLNSRALTESARHGHKEIVEMLLPVSEPLANNSDALRVAALNGKKDIVELLLPVSDPKKHISILVGASKNGHESPRVF, from the coding sequence ATGACTAATGAAGAGAAACTAATCCAGGCGGCGATGTATGGGCAGCTAGAAATCGTTAAAGGCCTTATCCCAGTCTCAAATGCTAAGGCGAATGACTCTGAGGCGTTGAGAAGAGCTGCGGAAAAAGGCAATAGGGAAATCGTCAAGATGCTGATTGCAGTTTCTCAGCCGACAGATTTAAATTCCAGGGCCTTAACTGAGTCTGCAAGACATGGCCATAAAGAAATTGTTGAGATGCTGCTGCCCGTATCGGAGCCGCTTGCAAACAACTCCGACGCGTTGCGAGTAGCTGCATTGAACGGAAAAAAAGACATTGTCGAATTGCTGCTCCCTGTCTCCGATCCAAAGAAGCATATATCCATTTTAGTGGGGGCTTCAAAAAACGGCCATGAATCGCCCAGGGTTTTCTAG
- a CDS encoding ankyrin repeat domain-containing protein has protein sequence MTNEEQLIRAAKYGQLEVVKALIPVLDPKANDSQALRNAAGNGHKEIVEMLIPVSDPKVRASQALRSAAENGHKEIVEMLIPVSDPEAYHSEALWDAAFNGHSKIVELLIPVSDPKANDSRALINSAYKGFNDVVEMLIPVSDPKANDSSALRNAAYNGHKEIVEMLLPVSDPKANDSDALRDAARGGYEEIVEMLLPVSDPEANDSEALREAAFNGYKEIVKMLLPVSDPKANDSEALRYAAFNGYKEIVKMLLPVSDPKANDSEALRYAAFNGYKEIVKMLLPVSDPNAEGSDALASAASKGHKEIVELLIPVSDVEAACEQLDESGKSLLKAMEADFWMKELQASTVQIPQSFNQCVDQARSDSLGTAAAPRAQARRL, from the coding sequence ATGACTAATGAAGAACAACTAATTCGAGCTGCAAAGTATGGACAGCTAGAGGTCGTTAAAGCCTTAATTCCCGTTTTAGATCCGAAGGCCAACGATTCGCAAGCTTTGAGGAATGCGGCGGGAAATGGGCACAAAGAGATCGTTGAAATGCTGATTCCCGTTTCAGATCCAAAGGTCCGTGCCTCGCAGGCCTTGCGAAGTGCGGCGGAAAATGGGCACAAAGAGATCGTTGAAATGCTGATTCCCGTTTCAGATCCGGAGGCGTATCACTCCGAGGCATTGTGGGATGCCGCATTTAACGGGCACAGCAAAATTGTTGAGTTGCTTATTCCTGTTTCAGATCCAAAGGCAAATGACTCAAGAGCATTGATAAATTCTGCATACAAAGGTTTTAATGATGTTGTGGAAATGCTTATTCCTGTTTCAGATCCAAAGGCAAATGACTCGTCGGCCTTGCGCAATGCGGCTTACAATGGGCATAAAGAAATTGTTGAAATGCTCCTTCCTGTCTCAGACCCAAAAGCAAATGACTCGGACGCACTGAGAGATGCCGCACGTGGGGGCTATGAGGAAATTGTGGAAATGCTTCTGCCTGTCTCAGATCCAGAAGCAAATGACTCGGAAGCGCTGAGAGAGGCCGCATTTAACGGATATAAAGAAATTGTTAAAATGCTTCTGCCGGTCTCAGATCCAAAAGCAAATGACTCGGAAGCACTGAGATATGCCGCATTTAACGGATATAAAGAAATTGTTAAAATGCTTCTGCCGGTCTCAGATCCAAAAGCAAATGACTCGGAAGCACTGAGATATGCCGCATTTAACGGATATAAAGAAATTGTTAAAATGCTTCTGCCGGTCTCAGATCCGAACGCAGAAGGCTCAGATGCATTGGCAAGCGCTGCATCTAAAGGGCATAAAGAAATTGTTGAATTGTTAATTCCCGTGTCTGATGTGGAAGCTGCTTGCGAACAGCTTGATGAATCAGGAAAATCACTTCTAAAAGCTATGGAGGCGGATTTCTGGATGAAAGAGCTTCAAGCCTCAACTGTCCAAATCCCACAGAGCTTCAATCAATGCGTTGATCAAGCTAGGTCTGACAGCTTGGGCACTGCGGCAGCTCCAAGAGCCCAGGCCAGGAGACTCTGA
- a CDS encoding ParA family protein, with translation MLNGKGGVGRTTLTLNLAHCLQCTYPSSSVYVADLDVQGSSLAWSRLAGETAFTVGVVKSRAQHDFHIFDTAPKLPENGLLPDADVYIIPTLLDAVSFVVFLKTMELVRKKSLPHIVVANRFNPDRSEHRQRFAQLPPGALIVRDRAIFASCYGYGETVFDRAGVRASHAQQDVKAIARTVRGFDSRAWGDL, from the coding sequence ATGTTGAACGGTAAAGGGGGAGTAGGGCGCACGACTCTCACGCTCAATCTCGCTCATTGCTTGCAGTGCACCTACCCAAGTTCCAGCGTCTATGTCGCTGACTTGGACGTCCAAGGTTCATCCCTCGCCTGGTCAAGGCTGGCCGGGGAGACGGCCTTCACGGTGGGTGTCGTGAAGTCACGGGCACAGCATGACTTCCATATCTTCGACACCGCCCCAAAGCTTCCTGAGAATGGTCTCCTGCCTGACGCTGACGTCTACATCATCCCAACGCTCTTGGATGCAGTGAGCTTTGTCGTGTTCTTGAAAACGATGGAGCTCGTGCGAAAGAAAAGCTTGCCTCACATCGTGGTGGCAAACCGCTTCAATCCCGACCGCTCAGAGCATCGGCAGCGCTTCGCACAGCTTCCTCCCGGGGCGCTGATCGTGAGGGATCGGGCAATCTTTGCCTCGTGTTATGGCTACGGGGAGACTGTCTTTGATCGGGCGGGGGTGAGAGCCAGCCACGCTCAGCAGGACGTCAAAGCGATTGCGCGAACAGTGAGAGGCTTTGATAGCCGAGCCTGGGGCGATTTATGA
- a CDS encoding zincin-like metallopeptidase domain-containing protein has protein sequence MSKTDDYARQFADLVIRSLENHTAPWTKPWKPGEVPAGPHNGVTNRSYRGSNFMNLLLTQQERGYQSAEWLTFKQIGEAGGKVRKGQKGTLIQFWKTSEPTAEQLEEDPTAKKIMQVFYFTVFNRDQCDGLPEPKAQLQVPEQWRHEKCEQLMTDSGVPFNFNGGDRAYYRPDIDQIFMPSKAAFSSPDGFYATALHELGHSTGHKDRLGRDLSGKFGSESYAIEELRAEIFSFMCAERLGIGHDPGQSTAYIKPWIKVLNNDPREIVRASGDADKMCIFLKIERYEELQQSHVQDQELTGQEPRQERPVRKARPKPVDPLAPELLDDQIKDMKARRRAKELAVAL, from the coding sequence ATGAGCAAGACAGACGACTACGCGCGCCAATTTGCTGATCTCGTGATCCGCAGCCTGGAGAACCACACAGCGCCATGGACAAAGCCTTGGAAGCCCGGCGAAGTCCCGGCAGGGCCCCACAACGGCGTCACCAATCGTAGCTACCGGGGCAGCAATTTCATGAACTTGCTCCTGACGCAGCAAGAACGGGGCTATCAGTCTGCGGAGTGGCTGACGTTCAAGCAGATTGGGGAAGCTGGTGGCAAGGTCCGCAAGGGACAGAAAGGCACTTTGATCCAATTCTGGAAGACGTCGGAGCCGACTGCCGAGCAGCTCGAAGAGGATCCAACAGCAAAGAAGATCATGCAAGTCTTCTACTTCACAGTCTTTAACCGCGATCAATGCGATGGCTTGCCTGAGCCGAAAGCTCAGCTCCAAGTTCCGGAGCAATGGCGACATGAGAAGTGCGAGCAGCTGATGACTGACTCGGGCGTGCCGTTCAACTTCAATGGCGGTGATCGGGCTTACTACCGTCCGGACATCGATCAGATTTTCATGCCCTCGAAAGCAGCGTTTAGCAGCCCAGACGGCTTCTATGCAACAGCCCTTCATGAGCTCGGACACAGCACCGGCCACAAAGATCGGTTGGGGCGTGATCTATCGGGCAAGTTTGGTAGTGAGAGCTACGCTATCGAAGAGCTGCGAGCTGAGATCTTCTCTTTCATGTGCGCCGAACGCTTGGGTATCGGCCACGATCCAGGGCAAAGCACGGCTTACATCAAACCATGGATCAAAGTCTTGAACAATGACCCTAGGGAAATTGTTCGTGCTTCTGGGGATGCAGATAAGATGTGCATTTTCTTGAAGATCGAGCGCTACGAGGAACTCCAACAGAGCCATGTGCAGGACCAAGAGCTAACGGGCCAAGAGCCCCGTCAAGAACGGCCGGTGCGTAAAGCAAGGCCGAAACCTGTCGATCCCCTTGCACCTGAGTTGCTCGACGATCAGATCAAAGATATGAAGGCGCGGCGCAGAGCCAAAGAACTCGCGGTAGCGCTATGA
- a CDS encoding ankyrin repeat domain-containing protein encodes MTERLPQIHNSDREESRQCYTQPGKEPRPELFDFGNLSPESQAIYEASRAGSRFDHLIDHALLLARIRGDKEQLVYASEPDDTLPGTTLLDAVENGRWNEARGLIRSHVDVNVTNAFGQTALHLADDPGVIDALLRFGAKQDIVDDFGNTPMQTAMERGDSDAQHLMEKYLHRCKSAHDPMPVKLPKAGMSKPT; translated from the coding sequence ATGACCGAACGACTGCCACAAATCCATAACTCGGACCGAGAAGAGAGTCGGCAATGCTACACACAGCCCGGGAAGGAACCCCGCCCCGAGCTCTTCGACTTTGGCAACCTCAGCCCTGAATCCCAGGCAATCTATGAAGCGAGCCGAGCCGGATCGCGGTTCGATCACCTCATTGATCATGCCTTGCTTCTCGCTCGCATCCGGGGTGACAAAGAACAGCTTGTCTATGCGTCTGAGCCAGATGACACGCTGCCTGGGACTACTCTACTGGACGCTGTCGAGAACGGGCGCTGGAACGAAGCCCGGGGCCTTATCCGCTCACATGTAGACGTCAACGTGACCAACGCGTTTGGACAGACAGCCTTGCACCTGGCTGACGACCCTGGGGTAATCGATGCCCTGCTCCGCTTTGGGGCGAAGCAAGACATCGTGGACGACTTTGGCAACACGCCTATGCAAACGGCTATGGAGCGCGGTGATAGCGATGCACAGCACCTGATGGAGAAATACCTTCATAGGTGCAAATCAGCCCATGACCCAATGCCCGTCAAGCTACCAAAGGCAGGGATGTCAAAGCCGACCTAG
- a CDS encoding NYN domain-containing protein, whose translation MASQPIEATVAVMIDCDNVAPDIIDFALLMAAQAGRVALRRGYGNKTTLNSSWEQALVRQAFTPCLQYQYASKKNTADIALALDAQEALFDRRAEVFCLVTSDSDFAYLSRRLRERGATVFIVGEAKTPDALRNACDRFFEWSPEQAAAQAPDAETPEAKPRAPTQPKPVAAPTPSAKIKRRPRFVVEAVSLLAAGTPDGRVSVSALSQYLKRADSAFSPSAYGHSGLVDMLKTYDLLTPHLEEGGHWTVSLAAEPDAE comes from the coding sequence ATGGCGAGTCAGCCGATTGAAGCCACCGTCGCGGTCATGATTGACTGTGACAATGTCGCACCCGACATCATTGATTTCGCCCTATTGATGGCAGCGCAGGCCGGTAGAGTTGCGCTGCGACGCGGGTATGGAAACAAGACGACACTCAACAGTTCATGGGAACAAGCATTGGTCCGACAGGCATTTACCCCATGCCTTCAATACCAATACGCTTCAAAGAAGAACACTGCTGACATTGCGCTTGCTCTTGATGCTCAAGAGGCACTGTTCGACAGGCGTGCGGAGGTCTTTTGCTTGGTAACGAGCGACTCGGACTTTGCATATCTCAGCCGCAGACTGCGAGAACGCGGCGCTACGGTCTTCATTGTGGGCGAAGCAAAGACCCCAGATGCACTGCGCAATGCGTGCGACCGGTTCTTCGAATGGAGCCCTGAGCAAGCCGCTGCGCAAGCACCTGATGCGGAGACTCCGGAGGCCAAGCCTCGGGCCCCTACCCAACCCAAACCCGTCGCTGCGCCCACCCCGTCTGCCAAGATCAAGCGTAGGCCACGGTTCGTCGTGGAAGCCGTCTCCCTCCTGGCCGCAGGCACGCCTGATGGAAGGGTTAGCGTGAGCGCTCTGAGCCAGTATTTGAAACGTGCCGACTCTGCCTTTTCGCCCAGTGCGTATGGGCATTCTGGGCTTGTAGACATGTTGAAGACCTATGACCTGCTCACCCCTCACTTGGAGGAAGGCGGGCATTGGACAGTGAGTCTCGCTGCTGAGCCTGACGCGGAATAG
- a CDS encoding H-NS family nucleoid-associated regulatory protein, with protein MSKAPGTTLEAIASAKAKLAEELKKLEEQEVKLMEEEASSAFANVSELLNRFGHFFSAKQKSEIANHFNATSSTGKKSSGSRKEVAQKYWLPHTQETWSGRGRTPRAFAAWEGSAAYKEWKAAHPDEKFPKFPG; from the coding sequence ATGAGCAAAGCACCGGGCACTACTCTTGAAGCTATTGCTTCCGCCAAGGCTAAGCTGGCTGAAGAGCTCAAGAAGCTTGAAGAGCAAGAAGTCAAGTTGATGGAAGAAGAGGCATCAAGCGCTTTCGCAAATGTCTCGGAGCTTCTGAACCGCTTTGGTCACTTCTTCTCGGCTAAGCAGAAGTCTGAGATCGCCAATCATTTCAACGCTACTTCTTCGACTGGTAAAAAGTCGTCCGGTTCCAGGAAGGAAGTTGCTCAGAAATACTGGCTGCCGCATACCCAGGAAACGTGGAGCGGGCGTGGTCGCACTCCGCGCGCCTTCGCCGCCTGGGAAGGATCGGCTGCTTACAAAGAGTGGAAGGCAGCACATCCGGACGAAAAGTTCCCGAAGTTCCCCGGCTAA
- a CDS encoding phosphatase PAP2 family protein: MHPLWATLSQLGDSRWLLPVSLVLILFGPEESRALRIRWAAGLAIAGGLTLASKLAFLGWGIGWARLDFTGFSGHATMTAAVYPVALYLAASGRLPKPLLWALLGSLLAAMVAYSRLPLNAHSASEVVSGWLLGTAATVFALSARATGWTTPLPTLAASVIVGLAVPMLMPTVRTHDVVIRLATELSGRDQVFNRHHFVR; encoded by the coding sequence ATGCATCCTCTTTGGGCCACCCTTTCCCAACTCGGCGACAGCCGCTGGCTGTTGCCCGTGAGCCTAGTGCTGATCCTCTTCGGCCCCGAAGAGAGCCGCGCCCTTCGCATTCGCTGGGCGGCCGGCCTGGCAATCGCCGGTGGCCTAACCCTGGCCTCCAAGCTGGCCTTCCTGGGTTGGGGCATTGGTTGGGCCCGGCTGGACTTCACTGGATTCAGCGGTCACGCCACCATGACGGCAGCGGTTTATCCGGTCGCCCTGTATCTCGCCGCGTCTGGTCGGCTCCCGAAACCTCTCCTTTGGGCACTGCTCGGGTCGCTGCTTGCCGCCATGGTCGCCTATTCGCGCCTACCCCTTAACGCCCACTCCGCATCTGAGGTGGTGAGTGGGTGGCTGCTGGGCACGGCGGCGACGGTTTTCGCCCTGTCGGCGCGCGCCACAGGCTGGACAACACCCCTACCCACTCTTGCCGCCTCAGTCATAGTGGGACTGGCGGTCCCAATGCTGATGCCCACGGTCCGCACCCACGATGTGGTCATACGCCTTGCAACCGAGCTGTCAGGCCGCGACCAAGTCTTCAATCGACATCATTTTGTGCGATAG
- a CDS encoding polysaccharide biosynthesis/export family protein, giving the protein MDCKRLGATLAFALTLSGCVWAPGQHLRSSALARDDQPVGNDQIELIQITPKLIAMDRASRDVPTLPIALTSYQPGPYQIGAGDILYITVWDHPELTVPAGPQQQLNAAGRLVQSDGTLFYPYIGKIAAAGKTPGELRDEITSKLARVIEAPQVDVSMLTYASQRVWVTGASRQAATVPLTVTPLTLGDAISQSGLDPAQADLSGVRLTREGVTYTIDLDRLGRQGGGATNVFLKANDHLYVPYLDRKEIFVVGEVNQPGAMSFKTSDISLSQALGRARGLQQSTSNGNAVYVIRGSSDLQSAPSSVFQLEAKSPAAFAVASQFELLPGDVVFVGAAGVTRWSRFVNQLLPFTSIISNAASARNDLDN; this is encoded by the coding sequence ATGGACTGCAAGCGTCTCGGCGCCACTCTGGCGTTCGCCCTTACCCTGTCCGGCTGTGTCTGGGCGCCCGGTCAGCACCTGCGCTCCAGCGCCCTGGCCCGTGATGATCAGCCGGTCGGCAACGACCAGATCGAGCTGATCCAGATCACACCGAAGCTGATCGCCATGGACCGTGCCTCGCGCGATGTTCCGACGCTGCCGATTGCCCTGACAAGTTATCAGCCTGGCCCGTACCAGATTGGCGCAGGCGACATCCTGTACATCACTGTATGGGATCACCCAGAACTGACCGTGCCTGCAGGCCCGCAGCAGCAGCTGAATGCAGCCGGTCGACTGGTCCAGTCCGATGGCACGCTCTTCTATCCCTACATCGGCAAGATTGCCGCGGCCGGCAAGACACCGGGCGAGCTTCGCGATGAGATCACCTCAAAGTTGGCCCGAGTCATCGAAGCCCCCCAGGTCGATGTTTCCATGCTGACCTACGCCAGTCAGCGCGTCTGGGTTACCGGCGCGTCGCGCCAGGCGGCGACTGTGCCGTTGACCGTAACCCCGCTGACCCTCGGCGATGCCATCAGCCAGTCCGGGCTTGATCCGGCGCAGGCGGATCTGTCGGGCGTGCGTCTTACCCGCGAGGGCGTGACGTACACCATCGACCTCGACCGGCTCGGTCGTCAGGGCGGCGGCGCTACCAACGTCTTCCTCAAAGCAAATGATCATCTCTACGTCCCGTATCTGGACCGGAAGGAGATTTTTGTCGTCGGTGAAGTGAACCAGCCGGGTGCAATGAGCTTCAAGACCAGCGACATTTCGTTGAGTCAGGCGCTTGGCCGTGCACGCGGCCTGCAGCAGTCCACGTCCAACGGAAACGCCGTCTATGTGATCCGGGGCTCGAGTGATCTGCAGAGTGCTCCCTCCAGCGTGTTCCAGCTGGAAGCAAAATCCCCAGCCGCCTTCGCCGTTGCCAGCCAGTTCGAACTTCTGCCCGGTGACGTGGTTTTCGTTGGCGCAGCAGGTGTGACACGCTGGAGCCGCTTCGTGAACCAACTGCTGCCGTTCACCTCGATCATCAGCAACGCGGCAAGCGCGCGTAACGATCTCGACAATTGA
- a CDS encoding YjbF family lipoprotein, giving the protein MSRTALVAPQRNHGLRGLAALVLMGFALSGCGVVGRTSVKTVQLAMQGKPDVQPTAADVAANRYPQIKVTGPRGGAVLVLGNLDGDRQAWYSNDRSVVFLEDGLVVGTHGGIPELQGMRIEGQHPFHALHQIEAPITVQRQYDVMPGYRFGMTVSGTLERLGTENVEILNRTRSLLHVRERLEGQDWKRDNHYWVDPANGFIWKSVQAIAPDASLEIIQLKPYLPDLNR; this is encoded by the coding sequence ATGAGCAGGACCGCTCTCGTTGCGCCGCAACGGAACCATGGATTGCGCGGCCTGGCCGCGCTCGTATTGATGGGCTTTGCGCTGTCGGGCTGCGGCGTGGTGGGCCGTACCAGCGTCAAGACCGTACAACTGGCAATGCAGGGCAAACCAGACGTTCAGCCCACAGCCGCTGACGTGGCAGCGAACCGCTATCCCCAGATCAAGGTTACCGGCCCGCGTGGCGGGGCAGTTCTGGTTCTGGGCAACCTCGATGGTGATCGCCAAGCCTGGTACAGCAACGATCGCAGCGTCGTCTTCCTTGAAGATGGGCTGGTGGTAGGCACGCATGGTGGCATCCCTGAGCTCCAGGGCATGCGGATCGAGGGTCAACATCCTTTCCACGCCCTGCACCAGATCGAAGCGCCCATTACCGTCCAGCGCCAGTATGACGTCATGCCTGGCTATCGCTTCGGCATGACGGTGAGCGGCACCCTCGAACGCCTTGGCACCGAGAATGTCGAGATACTCAATAGAACCCGTTCATTGCTGCATGTGCGCGAACGGTTGGAAGGCCAGGACTGGAAGCGCGACAACCATTATTGGGTAGACCCGGCCAACGGGTTCATCTGGAAGAGCGTGCAGGCCATCGCACCCGATGCCAGTCTGGAAATCATCCAGCTCAAACCCTATTTGCCGGATCTGAACCGTTGA
- a CDS encoding capsule biosynthesis GfcC family protein, with translation MITLRLAALALGVAASISLHAAPAITVEVIGSVRNPGMLTLPATSRLSDAALAGVPDDRSYMLGAALLKRSELVAQTRLKTGLLFDLAAIESRQSRDPQGAAAATRIAREVSAMPVTGRIRQRLAPRVLEMDLSANWPLADGDRLYYPTRPSTVTVLGTVEQPCSIPHHALQRPLDYVRQCPALLAASKDDVFVIQPDGEIQKIGIALWNRSGESTLAPGALIFVPLNARTTRDVNPDFNEDAARFLATQVLDAPGAPK, from the coding sequence TTGATCACTTTGCGTCTGGCCGCCCTTGCCCTGGGCGTGGCCGCCTCTATCTCCCTGCACGCCGCACCAGCCATCACCGTCGAGGTCATCGGCAGCGTCCGAAATCCGGGCATGCTCACGCTCCCTGCAACCAGTCGCTTGTCTGATGCAGCGCTCGCTGGCGTGCCGGATGATCGCAGCTACATGCTGGGAGCGGCCCTGCTCAAGCGCAGCGAGCTCGTTGCGCAGACCCGCCTGAAAACAGGCCTCCTGTTCGACCTTGCGGCCATTGAAAGCCGGCAGAGCAGAGACCCGCAAGGTGCCGCGGCCGCAACACGCATCGCCCGGGAAGTGTCTGCGATGCCGGTGACCGGCCGCATTCGCCAAAGACTCGCTCCGCGTGTACTGGAGATGGACCTCAGCGCCAATTGGCCATTGGCCGATGGTGACAGGCTGTACTACCCGACACGTCCAAGCACAGTGACCGTCCTTGGGACGGTGGAGCAGCCCTGCTCGATACCGCACCACGCCTTGCAGCGTCCGTTGGACTATGTGCGGCAGTGCCCTGCCCTGCTCGCCGCCAGCAAGGATGATGTGTTTGTCATTCAGCCTGACGGCGAGATACAGAAAATTGGCATTGCACTCTGGAACCGCAGCGGTGAGTCCACCCTCGCTCCCGGCGCCCTCATTTTTGTTCCTCTCAACGCACGAACAACGCGCGACGTAAACCCCGATTTCAACGAGGACGCCGCACGCTTCCTCGCCACCCAGGTGCTGGATGCGCCCGGAGCACCGAAGTGA